A single window of Helicobacter pylori NCTC 11637 = CCUG 17874 = ATCC 43504 = JCM 12093 DNA harbors:
- a CDS encoding FecCD family ABC transporter permease — MLKTYHIALACVILAVVVLLFGGESLSLEEWQEVCLNVKNHFLHNEELSSLSVIILEIRLPRVILALLVGASLSGSGVVMQTIFRNPLVDPFLLGISSGAMLGVAMAIAVVESNIAILAFFGAILASLAVLAMNRVLGNSVLSLVLSGVVLSAFLSALAGAIKFFVIPQKAQAIVVWLLGSLSLSSYKDCLIAFIGLSLGFIPLFLLRWRINLLSLSDAQSLSLGINPVLLRSLCLVCVSVASALAVSVSGTIGWIGLVIPHVARLFFGANLQKLLLSSLLMGAFFLLLADVVAKTITPYDLPVGIATSVLGAPFFLWLLFRTRGV, encoded by the coding sequence ATGCTTAAAACCTATCATATCGCCTTAGCTTGCGTGATTTTAGCGGTGGTGGTGCTGTTGTTTGGGGGGGAGTCCTTGAGTTTGGAAGAATGGCAAGAAGTGTGCCTTAACGTGAAAAACCACTTTTTACACAATGAAGAACTGAGCTCTTTAAGTGTTATTATTTTAGAAATACGACTACCACGAGTGATCTTAGCGCTCCTAGTGGGGGCGAGTTTGTCCGGGAGTGGGGTGGTGATGCAAACGATTTTTAGAAACCCCTTAGTGGATCCTTTTTTACTAGGGATTTCTAGCGGGGCGATGCTAGGCGTGGCGATGGCGATAGCGGTAGTGGAGTCTAATATTGCGATTTTAGCGTTTTTTGGGGCGATTTTAGCCAGCCTTGCTGTTTTGGCGATGAATAGGGTTTTAGGCAATTCCGTCCTTTCGTTGGTGCTTTCAGGGGTGGTGTTGAGCGCGTTTTTAAGTGCACTTGCCGGAGCGATAAAATTCTTTGTGATCCCCCAAAAAGCGCAAGCGATTGTCGTGTGGCTTTTAGGGAGCTTGTCTTTAAGCAGTTATAAGGATTGCTTGATCGCTTTCATAGGGCTATCTTTGGGCTTTATCCCGCTTTTTTTGTTAAGGTGGCGCATTAATTTATTGAGCTTGAGCGATGCACAAAGTTTGAGTTTGGGGATTAACCCGGTGTTATTGCGATCGCTTTGTTTGGTGTGCGTGAGCGTGGCGAGCGCTTTAGCGGTGAGCGTGTCTGGCACGATTGGCTGGATTGGGTTAGTCATTCCGCATGTGGCTAGGTTGTTTTTTGGGGCGAATTTACAAAAACTGCTTTTAAGCTCTTTGTTAATGGGGGCGTTTTTCTTGCTTTTAGCGGATGTGGTGGCTAAAACCATTACCCCCTATGATTTACCGGTAGGCATTGCGACAAGCGTTTTAGGAGCGCCTTTCTTCTTGTGGCTTTTGTTTAGAACTAGGGGGGTGTGA